One window of Sphingobium sp. HWE2-09 genomic DNA carries:
- a CDS encoding nuclear transport factor 2 family protein produces MSIEEINKKLVLDAFDALFNNRDYAAAERFWSPDYIQHSAYIEPGREGLFNLVKAAPPEFRYENSLTTASGDYVMLHGRFSGFGAPANWVVVDIVRMENGQLAEHWDVIQDEATREGSKSGLPMFGDSFPA; encoded by the coding sequence ATGAGCATCGAAGAGATCAACAAGAAATTGGTTCTGGACGCGTTTGACGCGCTGTTCAACAACCGCGACTACGCCGCAGCCGAACGCTTCTGGTCGCCTGACTACATCCAACACAGCGCTTACATCGAGCCCGGCCGTGAAGGTCTGTTCAATCTTGTCAAGGCAGCGCCCCCCGAGTTTCGCTATGAAAACAGCCTGACGACAGCCTCGGGTGACTACGTCATGCTGCACGGTCGTTTTTCAGGATTCGGTGCCCCGGCTAACTGGGTCGTGGTCGATATCGTCCGCATGGAGAATGGCCAACTTGCCGAGCATTGGGATGTGATCCAGGACGAAGCTACGCGTGAAGGTTCGAAGAGCGGCCTTCCGATGTTCGGCGACAGTTTCCCGGCCTGA
- a CDS encoding LysR family transcriptional regulator, whose amino-acid sequence MTPSAASQLKDIFALRLYSRVARLGSFSAAARESGMSQSQVSRIIADLEVHLGTRLLTRSTRAVALTETGSDFLNRIEPILRALDEAEYSVRESGELRGTLRLSMPTSIGIREVIPRLTAFSNQHAMLHLQLSLDDRRQDLVRDAVDVAIRVGPQGDSSATARLIAMLPRLVLASPTYLAEHGSPETPADLSSHRIVSGPASVTPDAWSFERNGETVSLDLSPIFSTNENEGAVAAAIAGLGITTTTAWACRREVADGSLVALFPNWTMAKIPVFAYFPMGRATRPAGRAFVDYFVSQLTEAS is encoded by the coding sequence ATGACACCATCAGCTGCTAGCCAACTCAAGGATATCTTCGCGCTTCGGCTCTATTCGCGTGTCGCCCGGCTCGGTAGCTTCTCAGCCGCCGCCCGCGAAAGCGGCATGTCACAGTCGCAAGTGTCGCGGATCATTGCCGATCTGGAAGTCCATCTTGGCACGCGCCTCCTCACGCGCAGCACGCGCGCCGTGGCTCTCACTGAAACGGGCAGCGACTTTCTCAACCGCATCGAACCAATCCTGCGGGCGCTGGATGAAGCCGAATACAGCGTGCGCGAAAGCGGAGAACTGCGCGGAACGCTTCGCCTGAGCATGCCGACCAGCATTGGCATCCGCGAGGTGATCCCGCGATTGACCGCCTTTTCTAACCAGCATGCGATGCTCCATCTTCAACTCAGCCTCGACGACCGGCGGCAGGACTTGGTGCGCGATGCGGTCGATGTGGCGATCCGTGTCGGACCGCAGGGCGATTCAAGCGCCACGGCGCGACTGATTGCCATGCTCCCCCGGTTAGTCCTGGCATCGCCGACCTATCTGGCAGAACACGGGTCGCCTGAAACGCCTGCGGATCTCAGCTCACACCGGATCGTCAGCGGCCCTGCGTCCGTGACGCCAGACGCCTGGTCGTTCGAACGGAACGGAGAGACTGTGTCCCTCGATCTTAGCCCGATTTTCTCGACCAATGAGAATGAAGGCGCTGTCGCCGCCGCTATCGCCGGATTAGGCATCACGACAACAACCGCATGGGCATGCCGGCGCGAGGTAGCGGATGGATCGCTCGTTGCGTTGTTCCCCAACTGGACGATGGCCAAAATTCCCGTCTTTGCTTATTTCCCTATGGGACGGGCCACGCGCCCAGCTGGGCGTGCTTTTGTAGATTATTTCGTCTCGCAACTCACCGAGGCAAGCTAA
- a CDS encoding MarR family winged helix-turn-helix transcriptional regulator has protein sequence MRGTQYTTLLFLSRQGLMTIGQLAEAMVMDRTTVGHLVKPLERDGLLRITPDPNDRRSRQICVTTDGHKRLRDGFAAWEQAQRVFEAGFGTENAEQMRKTMAKVVATELPLD, from the coding sequence CTGCGTGGCACCCAATATACCACGTTACTTTTTCTGTCACGGCAAGGTCTGATGACGATCGGCCAGTTGGCCGAGGCCATGGTGATGGACCGCACTACCGTCGGCCACCTTGTCAAACCTCTTGAGCGCGATGGCCTACTGCGCATAACGCCCGATCCGAACGATCGCCGATCGCGACAGATCTGCGTCACAACAGACGGCCATAAGCGCCTCCGCGACGGCTTTGCCGCTTGGGAACAGGCGCAACGGGTATTCGAGGCCGGCTTCGGCACAGAGAATGCCGAGCAAATGCGAAAGACCATGGCTAAGGTCGTGGCGACTGAATTGCCGCTGGACTGA
- the tnpC gene encoding IS66 family transposase, translating to MEAAVSSSPDDIEALKALLASATQRANEAEAKLANAHARESATEAVIAHLKLQIAKLRREQYGASAERTRRLLDQMELQLEDLEADAAEDDLAAEVAAKKTATVTAFERKRPARKPFPEHLPRERVVVPAPCSCPACGSSRLSKLGEDVTETLEVIPRAWKVIQTVREKFSCRDCETITQPPAPFHVVPRGWAGPSFLAMLLFEKYGQHQPLNRQAERFAREGVPLSTSTLADQVGAAALALMPIYRLIEAHVLAAERLHGDDTTVPVMAKVKTDTARLWVYVRDDRPFAGADPPAALFHYSRDRRGEHPRAHLASWSGILQADAYGGYGELYAPGRLPAPVHEAGCFAHARRKFFELADVASAARKKRRGDHTGMIYPIALEAVQRIDALFDIERGINGQDADERLAVRRRLSAPLMAELHAWLTSQLARLSRNHDLAKAINYMLRRWDAFAHFLTDGRVCLTNNTAERALRCVPLGRKAWLFCGSDRGGQRAAILYTLIQTARLNDVDPQAWLADVLARIAEHPARQLDELLPWKWLPARRSIAT from the coding sequence ATGGAAGCCGCCGTTTCGTCCTCTCCTGACGATATCGAAGCGCTCAAGGCGCTGCTGGCGAGCGCCACCCAGCGGGCCAATGAGGCCGAGGCCAAGCTCGCCAATGCCCATGCTCGGGAGAGCGCCACCGAGGCGGTGATCGCGCACCTCAAGCTGCAGATCGCCAAGCTCAGGCGTGAGCAGTACGGCGCCAGCGCCGAGCGGACCCGGCGGCTGCTCGACCAGATGGAGCTGCAGCTCGAAGATCTCGAGGCCGACGCGGCCGAGGATGACCTTGCTGCCGAGGTCGCGGCCAAGAAGACTGCGACCGTCACCGCCTTCGAACGCAAGCGGCCGGCCAGGAAGCCGTTTCCCGAACACCTGCCGCGCGAGCGGGTCGTCGTGCCGGCTCCGTGCTCTTGCCCGGCCTGTGGCAGCAGCCGGCTGTCGAAGCTCGGCGAGGACGTCACCGAGACGCTCGAGGTGATCCCACGCGCCTGGAAGGTCATCCAGACCGTGCGCGAGAAGTTCTCCTGCCGGGACTGCGAGACGATCACGCAGCCGCCGGCACCGTTCCACGTTGTGCCGCGTGGCTGGGCTGGTCCCAGCTTCCTCGCCATGCTGCTGTTCGAGAAGTATGGACAGCACCAGCCCCTCAACCGCCAGGCCGAGCGCTTCGCCCGCGAGGGCGTGCCGCTGAGCACCTCGACGCTTGCCGACCAGGTCGGTGCCGCCGCCTTAGCGCTGATGCCGATCTATCGGCTCATCGAGGCACACGTCCTCGCCGCCGAGCGATTGCATGGCGACGATACAACCGTGCCGGTCATGGCCAAGGTGAAGACCGATACGGCTCGATTGTGGGTCTACGTGCGCGATGATCGGCCGTTCGCCGGCGCCGATCCGCCCGCGGCTCTGTTCCACTACTCGCGTGATCGGCGCGGCGAACATCCAAGGGCGCATCTCGCATCCTGGTCAGGCATCCTGCAAGCTGACGCCTATGGCGGTTATGGCGAGCTCTATGCTCCCGGTCGCTTGCCTGCGCCTGTGCATGAGGCCGGCTGCTTTGCTCACGCGCGGCGCAAGTTCTTCGAGCTGGCCGACGTCGCCAGCGCAGCCCGCAAAAAGAGACGCGGCGATCATACCGGCATGATCTACCCGATCGCGCTTGAGGCCGTGCAGCGGATCGATGCGCTGTTCGATATCGAGCGCGGCATCAACGGCCAGGACGCCGACGAGCGCCTCGCCGTACGCCGCCGATTGAGCGCGCCCCTGATGGCTGAGCTCCACGCCTGGCTGACCAGCCAGCTCGCCAGGCTGTCGCGCAACCACGATCTCGCCAAAGCCATCAATTACATGCTGCGGCGTTGGGATGCCTTCGCCCACTTCCTCACCGACGGGAGGGTCTGTCTGACCAACAACACGGCAGAACGTGCGCTGCGCTGCGTGCCACTAGGCCGCAAGGCCTGGCTGTTCTGCGGATCCGATCGCGGCGGCCAGCGCGCGGCCATCCTCTACACCCTGATCCAGACTGCTCGCCTCAACGACGTCGATCCGCAGGCCTGGCTCGCGGATGTGCTCGCCCGCATCGCCGAGCATCCGGCCCGCCAACTCGACGAGCTGCTGCCTTGGAAATGGCTGCCAGCAAGGCGCTCGATCGCCACCTGA
- the tnpB gene encoding IS66 family insertion sequence element accessory protein TnpB (TnpB, as the term is used for proteins encoded by IS66 family insertion elements, is considered an accessory protein, since TnpC, encoded by a neighboring gene, is a DDE family transposase.), whose translation MIPSGARVWIAMGHTDMRKGMQGLALLVQQGLKRDPHGGDLFVFRGRAGSLVKLIWHDGIGMSLYAKRLEKGRFVWPSAKDGMVSLTASQLACLLDGIDWRNPQYSWRPQSAG comes from the coding sequence ATGATCCCTTCGGGCGCCCGCGTGTGGATCGCGATGGGGCACACGGATATGAGGAAGGGGATGCAAGGGCTGGCCTTGCTGGTCCAGCAGGGCCTCAAGCGCGATCCCCATGGCGGCGACCTGTTCGTGTTCCGCGGGCGGGCTGGCTCTTTGGTGAAGCTCATTTGGCACGATGGTATCGGCATGTCGCTCTACGCCAAGCGGCTCGAGAAGGGGCGGTTCGTCTGGCCGTCGGCCAAGGACGGGATGGTGTCGCTGACAGCCTCGCAACTGGCCTGCCTGCTCGACGGGATCGACTGGCGTAACCCGCAGTATTCCTGGCGTCCGCAGAGCGCCGGATAG
- the tnpA gene encoding IS66-like element accessory protein TnpA, protein MGQITVFSGPERRRRWNDEERQEILNEAFAPGACVAEVARRHDVSTALVYTWRRKLRDAVVEPEPGDLAAPGFAAAVMIEDLDVAPSELQPAIVIDLARGKRISIFASASPVLVAAALKALR, encoded by the coding sequence ATGGGTCAGATCACGGTGTTTTCCGGGCCGGAGCGGCGTCGCCGTTGGAACGACGAGGAACGGCAGGAGATCCTGAACGAGGCCTTCGCGCCGGGGGCCTGCGTCGCCGAAGTGGCACGGCGGCATGATGTGTCGACCGCACTGGTCTACACGTGGCGGCGTAAGCTGCGCGATGCTGTCGTCGAGCCCGAACCAGGCGATTTGGCCGCTCCCGGTTTCGCAGCGGCCGTGATGATCGAGGATTTGGACGTCGCTCCTTCCGAACTGCAGCCGGCGATCGTCATCGACCTGGCACGCGGCAAGCGGATCAGCATTTTTGCCTCGGCATCGCCGGTGCTCGTGGCCGCGGCGTTGAAGGCGTTGCGATGA
- a CDS encoding transposase, whose translation MTHNPTPPANPARFTTPDEAIEKLDWYAQRWKIELFHKILKSGCRAEDARLRTAERLANLIAIFCILSWRLFWMTMINRAAPDASPRLILTDVEITLIDRLAASRKNEPPGRTLSDYLTQIARLGGYLARAHDPPPGNIVIWRGWSRLMDIKIGANVSRNICG comes from the coding sequence GTGACTCACAACCCAACGCCTCCGGCAAATCCGGCGCGGTTCACGACGCCTGACGAAGCCATCGAAAAGCTCGACTGGTATGCTCAGCGTTGGAAGATCGAACTCTTCCACAAGATACTCAAATCTGGCTGCCGAGCCGAAGATGCGCGGCTGCGGACCGCCGAACGCCTCGCCAATCTGATCGCCATATTCTGCATTCTGTCATGGCGCCTGTTTTGGATGACCATGATCAATCGCGCTGCTCCTGACGCATCGCCTCGGCTGATCCTGACCGATGTCGAAATTACCCTGATCGACCGCCTCGCAGCTTCCCGAAAGAATGAACCGCCAGGCAGAACCCTTTCCGACTATCTAACCCAAATCGCCCGGCTCGGAGGCTATCTTGCGCGAGCCCATGATCCGCCGCCTGGCAACATCGTCATCTGGAGAGGATGGTCTCGCCTGATGGACATCAAAATCGGTGCTAACGTCAGCCGCAACATTTGTGGGTAA
- a CDS encoding IS3 family transposase (programmed frameshift), whose protein sequence is MSKTTNKFAPEVRERAIRMVLDHERDYPSRWAAVVSIAEKIGCSPPTLHEWVKKAEVDSGKRAGVPAEIADRVKALEREVRELRQANEILRKASAYFCSGGARPPVSAMIAFIDDHRDAYGVEPICRVLPIAPSTYHERVAQRQDPTRLSARARRDAALKPEIARVFAENFAVYGVRKVWRQMMREGVPVARCTVARLMREMGLAGVIRGKPVRTTISDKAAACPLDHVNRRFYAPAPNMLWVSDFTYVATWAGFVYVAFIIDTYARRIVGWRASRTAHASFVLDALEQALYDRRPAHRGGLIHHSDRGSQYVSIKYTERLAEAGIEPSVGSVGDSYDNALAETINGLYKAEVIHRRGPWRSFEAVEYATLEWVDWFNNRRLLEPIGNIPPAEAEDQYYAAADNIDMAA, encoded by the exons ATGAGCAAGACGACGAACAAATTTGCGCCGGAAGTACGCGAGCGAGCGATCCGGATGGTGCTGGATCACGAGCGGGATTACCCATCGCGCTGGGCCGCGGTGGTATCGATTGCCGAGAAGATCGGCTGCTCACCGCCGACGCTGCATGAGTGGGTGAAGAAGGCTGAGGTCGACAGCGGTAAGCGGGCGGGTGTCCCAGCCGAAATTGCCGACAGGGTGAAGGCGCTGGAGCGCGAGGTTCGCGAACTGCGGCAGGCCAATGAGATTCTCCGCAAGGCATCGGCATATT TTTGCTCAGGCGGAGCTCGACCGCCCGTTTCGGCGATGATTGCGTTCATTGACGATCACCGCGATGCCTATGGGGTCGAGCCGATCTGCCGCGTCCTGCCGATCGCCCCATCCACTTATCACGAGCGCGTCGCGCAGCGACAGGATCCGACACGCTTGTCGGCGCGGGCGCGGCGGGATGCGGCCCTCAAGCCGGAGATCGCGCGCGTGTTCGCCGAGAACTTCGCGGTCTACGGCGTGCGCAAGGTGTGGCGGCAGATGATGCGGGAGGGCGTGCCCGTCGCCCGCTGTACGGTCGCCCGGCTGATGCGCGAGATGGGCTTGGCCGGAGTGATCCGGGGCAAGCCAGTGCGCACGACCATCAGCGACAAGGCAGCAGCTTGCCCGCTCGATCACGTTAACCGCAGGTTCTACGCGCCAGCGCCGAACATGCTGTGGGTATCCGACTTTACCTATGTCGCGACCTGGGCCGGCTTCGTTTACGTCGCTTTCATCATCGATACCTACGCCAGGCGGATTGTAGGCTGGCGAGCCAGCAGGACAGCGCACGCAAGCTTCGTCCTCGATGCGCTGGAACAGGCGCTTTATGATCGACGGCCGGCCCATCGGGGCGGCCTCATCCATCATAGCGACCGCGGGTCGCAATACGTGTCCATCAAATACACCGAGCGCCTCGCCGAAGCCGGGATCGAGCCGTCTGTCGGCAGCGTCGGCGACAGCTACGACAATGCTTTGGCTGAGACGATCAACGGCCTTTACAAAGCCGAGGTGATCCACCGGCGAGGACCGTGGCGCAGCTTCGAAGCGGTCGAGTATGCCACGCTCGAATGGGTCGACTGGTTCAACAATCGCCGGCTGCTGGAGCCTATCGGCAACATCCCGCCTGCCGAAGCCGAAGATCAATATTATGCTGCCGCGGACAACATCGATATGGCAGCGTGA
- a CDS encoding IS4 family transposase — protein sequence METSVFDAAGWADGEVDPAAFRDKRLGERLRTMLKQMSGAIGAPIPMACQDWANTKAAYRFLSNGSVNEGDILAGHFQATRARATALEGFILVLQDTTEFSYQRRNPETIGAIGLAPSRRDENGRLRLHTVCGLLMHSSLAITTEGLPLGLTAAKFWTRTKFKGANALKRRINPTRVPIEEKESYRWLENMRQSTTLLGDPERLVHIGDRENDIYEFFCETQMLGTHFLVRTCVDRLAGDGGHTIADEMSETTVQGTHRITIGKDDHADIELRYRRIQVLPPIGKQKRYPSLSLTILHARESGTPEGRPPIDWRLITDLPVTMNRAGFVGGSNS from the coding sequence GTGGAGACATCCGTTTTCGATGCGGCAGGATGGGCTGACGGGGAAGTCGATCCCGCCGCCTTTCGTGATAAGCGATTGGGCGAACGGCTTCGAACGATGCTTAAGCAGATGTCAGGAGCGATTGGCGCACCGATACCGATGGCGTGCCAAGACTGGGCCAATACCAAGGCGGCCTACCGTTTTTTGTCTAATGGCTCGGTAAACGAGGGAGACATACTTGCCGGGCATTTCCAGGCGACACGGGCACGAGCGACGGCGCTTGAGGGGTTCATCCTAGTTTTACAGGACACCACCGAATTCTCCTATCAAAGGCGCAATCCTGAAACGATTGGCGCCATCGGGCTTGCGCCGAGCCGGCGTGATGAGAATGGTCGGCTTCGGCTTCATACGGTCTGCGGCCTGCTCATGCACTCCAGCCTTGCGATCACGACTGAGGGATTGCCACTGGGTCTGACAGCGGCGAAATTCTGGACCCGTACCAAGTTCAAGGGTGCCAACGCGTTGAAGCGGCGGATCAATCCCACGCGCGTACCGATCGAGGAGAAGGAGAGCTACCGCTGGCTCGAGAATATGCGTCAATCGACCACCCTGCTGGGCGATCCAGAGCGACTGGTTCATATTGGCGATCGGGAGAACGACATTTACGAGTTTTTCTGCGAAACACAGATGCTCGGCACGCATTTCTTGGTCCGCACCTGTGTCGATCGTCTGGCTGGCGACGGTGGCCATACGATCGCCGACGAAATGAGCGAAACCACCGTGCAAGGCACGCATCGGATCACCATTGGCAAAGACGATCATGCCGACATCGAACTGCGCTATAGGCGCATCCAAGTTTTGCCGCCGATCGGAAAGCAAAAGCGCTATCCTTCCCTCAGCCTGACCATCTTGCATGCCCGTGAGAGTGGAACGCCTGAAGGGCGCCCCCCAATCGACTGGCGGCTCATCACCGATCTGCCGGTAACGATGAACCGCGCCGGGTTTGTCGGAGGCTCCAACTCTTGA
- a CDS encoding pyridoxamine 5'-phosphate oxidase family protein: MSKRNLSDLAEKMKDIDFTMLSTHSPGGAIGARPMSNNREVDYDGNSWFFTRQDTQMVADIERDSQVGLSFQGKAGIFGVRPFFIAIEGQAELIRDKGAFAEHWSKDLDHWFEQGVDTPGLVLIQVHAKNVHYWDGEEEGEVQIEHGPS, encoded by the coding sequence ATGTCGAAGAGGAACTTGAGCGATCTCGCCGAGAAAATGAAGGACATCGATTTCACGATGTTATCCACGCACAGCCCAGGCGGAGCGATTGGCGCTCGGCCGATGAGCAATAATCGCGAGGTCGATTATGATGGCAATAGCTGGTTCTTCACGAGGCAAGACACGCAGATGGTGGCCGACATCGAACGAGACTCGCAAGTGGGTCTCAGTTTCCAGGGTAAAGCCGGCATTTTCGGTGTCCGCCCTTTCTTCATTGCCATCGAGGGCCAGGCCGAGCTCATCCGCGACAAGGGCGCATTTGCCGAGCATTGGTCCAAAGATCTGGATCACTGGTTCGAGCAAGGCGTGGATACGCCGGGGCTGGTGCTTATCCAAGTGCATGCAAAAAATGTGCATTACTGGGATGGGGAAGAAGAAGGCGAAGTGCAGATTGAACATGGGCCTTCGTAG
- a CDS encoding iron-containing redox enzyme family protein codes for MATQLEHSGSQFLRQEFQEELSRWNKQRLAPAFPTEATAAQFINDRNMLRLEHAFVEELRALVVEEASEAPTTPDAFVAWFEDLKATGPGQHDRLFPWLADQADRDELRWFLSQEAAGEAGFDDLVALTQVKLPARAKLELARNYWDEMGRGNPKGMHGPMLNQLVDILDLDTQIEHTVWESLALANAMTAMATSRSYAWHSVGALGVIELTAPDRSAHTAKALRRIGLSESERRYFDLHAVLDIKHSRDWNDEAIRPLVEEDPRRATAMAEGALIRLHCGARCFERYRAHLGLE; via the coding sequence GTGGCTACTCAGCTCGAACATAGCGGTTCGCAATTTCTGCGCCAGGAATTTCAGGAAGAACTTAGTAGGTGGAACAAGCAGCGGCTCGCGCCGGCATTCCCCACGGAGGCGACAGCCGCGCAATTCATTAATGACCGTAATATGCTCCGGCTGGAGCATGCATTTGTCGAGGAGTTGCGCGCGCTTGTCGTAGAGGAGGCTTCTGAAGCACCCACCACGCCTGATGCGTTTGTCGCCTGGTTCGAGGATCTGAAAGCGACCGGACCTGGGCAACATGATCGCCTTTTCCCATGGCTGGCGGACCAGGCCGACAGAGACGAACTACGTTGGTTCCTGTCGCAGGAAGCCGCGGGTGAGGCAGGGTTCGATGATCTTGTAGCACTGACGCAGGTCAAACTGCCCGCTCGGGCGAAGCTTGAGCTTGCCCGCAACTATTGGGACGAGATGGGACGCGGAAATCCTAAGGGGATGCATGGTCCTATGCTCAATCAGCTAGTCGACATTCTCGACCTCGATACGCAGATTGAACACACGGTTTGGGAAAGCCTCGCGCTTGCCAACGCCATGACGGCCATGGCCACATCGCGAAGCTATGCCTGGCATAGCGTCGGCGCTCTTGGCGTCATTGAGCTGACCGCGCCTGATCGCTCGGCGCATACGGCGAAAGCCTTGCGACGGATCGGATTGAGTGAATCCGAGCGGCGTTACTTCGATCTGCACGCCGTTCTTGACATCAAGCATAGCCGGGACTGGAACGATGAAGCGATCCGACCGCTCGTCGAGGAAGACCCGCGTCGTGCGACAGCAATGGCAGAAGGTGCGCTTATCCGGCTTCATTGTGGGGCCCGATGTTTTGAGAGATATCGCGCGCATCTGGGGCTGGAGTGA
- a CDS encoding GGDEF domain-containing protein has protein sequence MGKLARYDPLTGLANRLLVRESFLTRATSCRPDQQIALHYLDLDGFKAINDQFGHPVGDVMLGQVAQRLVATVRGDDVVGRLGGDKFVVLQPGVQHQDQAELLARRIIRQLSDPYQINGTEMRISVSIGIALAPVHGMDLDRLMQCADGALYQSKAKGKAHVHFCEIIDAGGGRAVA, from the coding sequence TTGGGAAAGCTGGCACGATATGACCCACTTACCGGACTTGCGAACAGACTTCTGGTCCGTGAATCTTTTCTGACCCGAGCGACATCTTGTCGACCCGATCAGCAAATTGCCCTCCATTATCTCGATCTGGACGGGTTCAAGGCCATCAATGATCAGTTTGGACATCCAGTCGGCGATGTAATGCTGGGGCAAGTCGCACAGCGCCTTGTTGCTACGGTGCGAGGCGACGATGTGGTCGGCAGGCTCGGCGGGGACAAATTCGTTGTGCTTCAGCCGGGCGTCCAACATCAAGACCAGGCGGAGCTTCTCGCCCGGCGCATCATTCGTCAGCTCTCCGACCCCTATCAGATTAATGGCACGGAGATGCGCATCTCCGTCAGTATCGGCATCGCGCTTGCTCCGGTGCATGGAATGGATCTGGACAGGCTAATGCAATGTGCTGACGGCGCCCTTTATCAATCCAAGGCCAAGGGAAAGGCGCATGTGCATTTCTGCGAGATCATCGACGCCGGAGGCGGTCGCGCCGTCGCCTGA
- a CDS encoding Crp/Fnr family transcriptional regulator, with the protein MFVQRLLARSRLTDEEQRAILALPAREIEVRARQDFVPLGEETDYCCYIASGLVARVGQVKNGSRQITALHIPGDMADLHSAVRPIGIGGLTALTDTLILRVPHTAVRTLGREFPAIAEAFWRDCILDAAILMQWAVNLGRKDARSRLAHILCELAIRYGGGRGDPHLEFYLPMVQEQLSDAAALTSVHVNRSLRTLRQERLVTVRGGMVKIHDWERLMHAGEFDPTYLVADTFPDRQRRLVFQ; encoded by the coding sequence TTGTTCGTTCAGCGTCTGCTGGCGCGTTCGCGCCTGACCGACGAAGAACAGCGCGCTATTCTCGCGCTGCCAGCGCGTGAGATCGAGGTACGCGCCAGACAGGATTTTGTGCCGCTCGGCGAAGAGACGGATTATTGTTGTTATATCGCGTCTGGCCTTGTCGCGCGGGTTGGTCAGGTTAAAAATGGGTCGCGGCAAATTACCGCACTTCATATCCCTGGGGATATGGCAGATCTCCATTCTGCTGTTCGACCTATCGGGATCGGCGGTCTGACCGCATTGACTGATACGCTGATCCTGCGCGTACCCCACACCGCCGTTCGAACCTTAGGTAGGGAGTTTCCGGCCATTGCAGAGGCATTTTGGAGAGACTGCATCTTGGATGCTGCCATTCTCATGCAATGGGCGGTCAATCTTGGTCGAAAGGACGCACGGTCACGGCTCGCTCACATTCTTTGCGAGCTCGCAATTCGGTATGGCGGGGGACGCGGAGATCCGCATCTCGAATTTTATCTGCCGATGGTCCAGGAGCAACTGAGCGACGCAGCGGCCCTGACGTCCGTCCATGTGAACCGGAGCCTTAGAACCCTGAGACAGGAACGCTTGGTTACGGTTAGAGGCGGCATGGTCAAAATCCATGACTGGGAACGTCTCATGCACGCAGGCGAGTTCGACCCCACCTATCTCGTTGCCGACACCTTCCCCGATCGACAGAGGCGTCTCGTATTTCAATAG
- a CDS encoding DUF6894 family protein, whose protein sequence is MPHYHLNLFNSADTYDEEGRDFTDLAAAKEEAIRSSRDLMAEHVKAGEPIDLGHYIEVADDEGKVLATIDFRELITITDSKAAAV, encoded by the coding sequence ATGCCGCACTATCATCTCAACCTGTTCAACAGCGCCGACACCTATGATGAGGAGGGCCGTGATTTCACGGATCTGGCCGCCGCGAAAGAGGAAGCAATACGAAGCTCCCGCGATCTGATGGCCGAACATGTTAAAGCCGGTGAACCCATCGACCTTGGCCATTATATTGAGGTTGCAGATGATGAGGGGAAGGTTTTGGCCACCATCGATTTTCGGGAATTGATTACGATAACCGATAGCAAAGCGGCCGCAGTCTAG